Genomic window (Candidatus Desulfofervidus auxilii):
TAAAAAATTTTCAGAAAATGCTTTAAAAAGATTCAATCAAGAATTTACAATTGACAAAGAAGTGTCAAGAATTTTAGAGGTTTATAAGTCCTTAAGTAAGGAGGTTACCCTATGATTATCCGCTCTCGTGCACCTTTGAGGCTTGGGCTTGCTGGAGGAGGTACAGATGTAAGTCCTTATTCTGATTTATATGGAGGAGCTATTCTTAATGCTACAATAAATATGTATGCTTACGCTACAATTGAGCCCAGAGAAGATAATAAAATTGTTCTCAATGCTATAGATAGAAATATTAAAATTGAATACCCAAGTACAACTTTTTTAAAATATGACGGAAAATTAGATTTATTAAAAGGTGTTTATAATAGAATTGTAAAAGATTTTACTCATAAACCTTTATCTTTTACTCTTACTACCTATGTTGACGCACCTCCAGGTTCGGGTCTCGGTAGTTCATCCACTCTTGTAGTAACTATTTTGGGTGCTTTTGTAGAATGGTTAAAACTTCCACTTGGAGAATATGAAATTGCTCATCTTGCTTATGAAATAGAAAGAATTGATCTTAAAATGGCAGGAGGGAAGCAAGATCAATATGCTGCTACATTTGGAGGATTTAATTTTATGGAATTTTATAAAGATAGGGTAATAGTAAATCCTTTAAGGGTAAAAAAGGATTATATAAATGAACTACAAATGAATTTATTACTTTATTATACAGGGACGAGCAGATTATCTTCAAAAATAATAGAAGCCCAAATGAGAAATGTAGAAGAAAAAAAAGAAAAACCTATAACAGCTATGCATAAATTAAAAGAACAAGCAATATTAATGAAAGAAGCTTTACTCAAAGGCGATTTAAATAAAATTGGAGAAATTTTACATATGGGATGGGAATATAAAAAACAAATGGCAGAAGGGATTACAAATCCCGTAATTGATGAAATATACGAAACAGCTTTAAAAGCAGGTGCAACAGGTGGAAAAATATCAGGTGCTGGTGGTGGTGGATTTATGATGTTATTCTGCCCAGATAATAAAAGATATAAAGTAATAGAAGCACTTTCTAAATTTGGGGGAGAGTTTAAGAGATACGAATTTACAGAATATGGATTAGAAACTTGGAGTATATGCAAGTAGTTATTTTAGCAGGAGGGCTGGGTACAAGGATAAAGAATATTCTTGGTGATATTTGTAAACCCATGGCACCTATAAATGATAAACCTTTTTTAGAGTACCTTATTGAAAACCTTAAAAATTACGGATTTAAAAACTTTTTATTTTTAGTAGGATATAAAAAAGAACAAATAATAAATTATTTTTTAAATGGACACCAATTTGGAATACAAATTGAATATTCTATAGAAAAAAAGCCATTAGATACGGGAGGAGCATTAATTAATGCTTTTGATAAGCTTGAAGATGAATTTATTCTTATTAATGGAGATACTTTTTTTGATATAGAATTTGATTTATTAATTAAATATATTCATGAATATCGTCCATTAGCTTTAATAGTTTTAAGGTATACTCAAGATTTTTCAAGGTATGGATTTGTGGAAATAGATACAAATAATAGAGTTTTAAGGTTTATTGAAAAGGGTAAAATTCCTGAAATATTTGCAGATGGATATATAAATGGCGGGATTTATTATTTCAAAAAAAGTATTTTATCTAAATTTTTAAATTCGTCTGATAAATTATCTCTTGAGAAAGTTATATTACCTAAACTTATAGATAACAAAGAAATTTTAGGATTACCTATGGGAGGGAAGTTTATAGATATAGGTGTTCCGGAAGATTATGAGAAAGCATGTAAAGAAATTCCTAAATGGATAAAATTAAAAAGAAAAGGAGCTTATTTTTTAGATAGAGATGGGGTATTAATAAAAGATACAGGTTATCCACATGGTAAAAATATAGAATTTTTAAAAACAGGGTTTAAGATAGTTAAAAAAGCAAATAAAGAAGATAAATTTGTAATAATAGTTACAAATCAAGCAGGTGTAGCTAAAGGAAAATTTTCAGAAAAAGAAGTTTTAGAAACTCATGAATTTATAAAAGAAGAGTATAACAAAAGAAAACTTAAGATTGACGCATTTTATTATTGTCCTTATCATCCTGATGGTGTAATAAAAGCATATAAAAAAATAAGTTTTGCAAGAAAACCTTTCCCTGGAATGATTCTTAAAGCTTGTGAAGATTATAGAATCTCTATAAAAGATTCTATAATGATCGGAGATAAAGATACTGATAATGTTTTACTTTATGGGTTAAAATTTAAAAAAGTTTGATTTTAATTTTATTATAAAAGTAATTATTAATCTTTTAGAAATTTTTTTGGAGTAATTTAAAAATTTTTAGTCTAATGAAATTATTAGAAGCAATAAGTTTCAGATGAAACCGAAATTCTAAAATTTTGGTAGAAGTTCAATTTTATTTTTAAAATGATTAAAATTGTATTAAAATGTTATAAAATAAATTAGTTTTAGAAAAAATTGAAAGAACTATAAAACTTTATAAAAGTTACTTATCTTAAAAAAATTTTTTTTAAAAGGATAAAAAATGAAATTTGTTATTCTTGCAGGAGGATCTGGAACAAGGCTCTGGCCTCTTTCAAGAAAAACCTTTCCTAAACAATTTTTAAAATTAAATGGAAATAAATCACTTCTTCAGAAAACAGTAGAAAGATTTTTAAAAGTGGTTAACTCTGAAGATATAATTATTATGACCAATAAAGATTACAAATTTTTGG
Coding sequences:
- a CDS encoding dehydrogenase, encoding MIIRSRAPLRLGLAGGGTDVSPYSDLYGGAILNATINMYAYATIEPREDNKIVLNAIDRNIKIEYPSTTFLKYDGKLDLLKGVYNRIVKDFTHKPLSFTLTTYVDAPPGSGLGSSSTLVVTILGAFVEWLKLPLGEYEIAHLAYEIERIDLKMAGGKQDQYAATFGGFNFMEFYKDRVIVNPLRVKKDYINELQMNLLLYYTGTSRLSSKIIEAQMRNVEEKKEKPITAMHKLKEQAILMKEALLKGDLNKIGEILHMGWEYKKQMAEGITNPVIDEIYETALKAGATGGKISGAGGGGFMMLFCPDNKRYKVIEALSKFGGEFKRYEFTEYGLETWSICK
- a CDS encoding HAD-IIIA family hydrolase, encoding MQVVILAGGLGTRIKNILGDICKPMAPINDKPFLEYLIENLKNYGFKNFLFLVGYKKEQIINYFLNGHQFGIQIEYSIEKKPLDTGGALINAFDKLEDEFILINGDTFFDIEFDLLIKYIHEYRPLALIVLRYTQDFSRYGFVEIDTNNRVLRFIEKGKIPEIFADGYINGGIYYFKKSILSKFLNSSDKLSLEKVILPKLIDNKEILGLPMGGKFIDIGVPEDYEKACKEIPKWIKLKRKGAYFLDRDGVLIKDTGYPHGKNIEFLKTGFKIVKKANKEDKFVIIVTNQAGVAKGKFSEKEVLETHEFIKEEYNKRKLKIDAFYYCPYHPDGVIKAYKKISFARKPFPGMILKACEDYRISIKDSIMIGDKDTDNVLLYGLKFKKV